From Haliotis asinina isolate JCU_RB_2024 chromosome 8, JCU_Hal_asi_v2, whole genome shotgun sequence, a single genomic window includes:
- the LOC137295123 gene encoding MAPK/MAK/MRK overlapping kinase-like isoform X1, with protein sequence MNLLSSKYRILGKKGEGTFSDVLKCQNKEDGTYVACKKMKQTYESLEQVQHLREIQAMRRLNPHTNVLDLLEIIFDKKSGTLVLVVELMDMNMYELIKGKRHHLPERKVKHYMYQLIKSIDHMHRNGIFHRDVKPENILIKEDLLKLADFGSCRSVYSKQPYTEYISTRWYRAPECLLTDGYYTFKMDMWSVGCVFFEILSLHPLFPGSNEVDQIAKIHDIMGTPESCVLKKMKNRSRGARSRGISFNFPQKQGTGIQRFLPHVSQEAIELINKMCTYDPDDRVSARRAIQHEYFKELRDADRRAAALTQTRRRDEGKKYDGHERPHRDRERERERDRERDRERDRDRDRERDRDREKERDHETVETIADKKKEPVLQDERPSEVVMYPIRATKAQSNPTKGRRQRHQNLRRYAESQQYPNHTGLLPRVTMHHPSYNPTYHSTSMPAYKNFEGPTGGSIFPAINNVNTFKPHKAQSKSKNLFSYTLPSVDRQ encoded by the exons cTTGGAGCAGGTGCAACACCTGCGTGAAATACAAGCCATGCGACGTCTCAACCCACACACAAACGTCCTTGACCTCCTGGAGATTATCTT TGACAAAAAATCAGGAACATTAGTGCTTGTCGTAGAGCTTATGGACATGAATATGTATGAACTCATAAAAG GCAAACGACATCACCTACCAGAAAGAAAAGTGAAGCACTACATGTACCAACTTATCAAATCTATAGACCACATGCATAG GAATGGAATCTTTCATCGAGATGTAAAACCGGAAAATATACTGATAAAA GAAGACTTGCTGAAACTAGCTGATTTTGGTTCCTGTAGAAGCGTTTACTCTAAACAACCATACACAGAGTACATCTCCACAAGATG GTACCGTGCCCCAGAGTGTCTGCTGACTGATGGCTACTACACATTCAAGATGGACATGTGGAGTGTGGGATGTGTCTTCTTCGAGATTCTGAG TCTTCATCCCTTGTTTCCTGGCTCTAATGAAGTTGACCAGATTGCAAAGATCCATGACATTATGGGTACACCAGAAAGCTGTGTGctaaagaaaatgaagaa TCGCTCAAGAGGAGCTAG ATCGCGTGGTATCAGTTTCAACTTCCCCCAGAAGCAGGGCACAGGTATCCAGCGATTTCTACCCCATGTATCCCAGGAGGCCATAGAACTCATCAACAAGATGTGTACATATGATCCTGATGATCGGGTCTCCGCACGACGTGCCATCCAACATGAGTATTTCAAAGAATTGAG GGATGCAGACAGACGAGCTGCGGCACTTACTCAGACTCGCCGTAGAGATGAGGGAAAGAAATATGATGGCCATGAGCGCCCCCATCGAGACCGAGAAAGAGAACGAGAAAGGGACCGAGAAAGAGACCGAGAAAGAGATCGGGACAGAGATCGAGAAAGAGATAGAGATCGAGAAAAAGAACGAGACCATGAGACAGTGGAAACCATAGCTGATAAAAAGAAGGAACCTGTCCTACAAGATGAGCGGCCTTCTGAAGTTGTGATGTACCCTATACGAGCAACCAAAGCACAGTCCAACCCAACCAAAGGGCGG CGACAACGACACCAAAATCTACGGCGCTATGCAGAAAGCCAGCAATATCCAAACCACACTGGGCTGCTGCCTCGAGTGACGATGCACCACCCCTCATACAACCCCACATACCACAGCACTTCCATGCCAGCATACAAGAACTTTGAGGGTCCAACTGGGGGATCCATATTTCCAGCTATCAATAATGTTAATACATTCAAACCACACAAG GCTCAGTCCAAGTCCAAGAATCTGTTCTCCTACACACTACCTTCAGTTGACCGACAATAG
- the LOC137295123 gene encoding MAPK/MAK/MRK overlapping kinase-like isoform X2: MNLLSSKYRILGKKGEGTFSDVLKCQNKEDGTYVACKKMKQTYESLEQVQHLREIQAMRRLNPHTNVLDLLEIIFDKKSGTLVLVVELMDMNMYELIKGKRHHLPERKVKHYMYQLIKSIDHMHRNGIFHRDVKPENILIKEDLLKLADFGSCRSVYSKQPYTEYISTRWYRAPECLLTDGYYTFKMDMWSVGCVFFEILSLHPLFPGSNEVDQIAKIHDIMGTPESCVLKKMKKSRGISFNFPQKQGTGIQRFLPHVSQEAIELINKMCTYDPDDRVSARRAIQHEYFKELRDADRRAAALTQTRRRDEGKKYDGHERPHRDRERERERDRERDRERDRDRDRERDRDREKERDHETVETIADKKKEPVLQDERPSEVVMYPIRATKAQSNPTKGRRQRHQNLRRYAESQQYPNHTGLLPRVTMHHPSYNPTYHSTSMPAYKNFEGPTGGSIFPAINNVNTFKPHKAQSKSKNLFSYTLPSVDRQ, translated from the exons cTTGGAGCAGGTGCAACACCTGCGTGAAATACAAGCCATGCGACGTCTCAACCCACACACAAACGTCCTTGACCTCCTGGAGATTATCTT TGACAAAAAATCAGGAACATTAGTGCTTGTCGTAGAGCTTATGGACATGAATATGTATGAACTCATAAAAG GCAAACGACATCACCTACCAGAAAGAAAAGTGAAGCACTACATGTACCAACTTATCAAATCTATAGACCACATGCATAG GAATGGAATCTTTCATCGAGATGTAAAACCGGAAAATATACTGATAAAA GAAGACTTGCTGAAACTAGCTGATTTTGGTTCCTGTAGAAGCGTTTACTCTAAACAACCATACACAGAGTACATCTCCACAAGATG GTACCGTGCCCCAGAGTGTCTGCTGACTGATGGCTACTACACATTCAAGATGGACATGTGGAGTGTGGGATGTGTCTTCTTCGAGATTCTGAG TCTTCATCCCTTGTTTCCTGGCTCTAATGAAGTTGACCAGATTGCAAAGATCCATGACATTATGGGTACACCAGAAAGCTGTGTGctaaagaaaatgaagaa ATCGCGTGGTATCAGTTTCAACTTCCCCCAGAAGCAGGGCACAGGTATCCAGCGATTTCTACCCCATGTATCCCAGGAGGCCATAGAACTCATCAACAAGATGTGTACATATGATCCTGATGATCGGGTCTCCGCACGACGTGCCATCCAACATGAGTATTTCAAAGAATTGAG GGATGCAGACAGACGAGCTGCGGCACTTACTCAGACTCGCCGTAGAGATGAGGGAAAGAAATATGATGGCCATGAGCGCCCCCATCGAGACCGAGAAAGAGAACGAGAAAGGGACCGAGAAAGAGACCGAGAAAGAGATCGGGACAGAGATCGAGAAAGAGATAGAGATCGAGAAAAAGAACGAGACCATGAGACAGTGGAAACCATAGCTGATAAAAAGAAGGAACCTGTCCTACAAGATGAGCGGCCTTCTGAAGTTGTGATGTACCCTATACGAGCAACCAAAGCACAGTCCAACCCAACCAAAGGGCGG CGACAACGACACCAAAATCTACGGCGCTATGCAGAAAGCCAGCAATATCCAAACCACACTGGGCTGCTGCCTCGAGTGACGATGCACCACCCCTCATACAACCCCACATACCACAGCACTTCCATGCCAGCATACAAGAACTTTGAGGGTCCAACTGGGGGATCCATATTTCCAGCTATCAATAATGTTAATACATTCAAACCACACAAG GCTCAGTCCAAGTCCAAGAATCTGTTCTCCTACACACTACCTTCAGTTGACCGACAATAG